From Sporosarcina sp. 6E9, a single genomic window includes:
- a CDS encoding cell wall-binding repeat-containing protein: MRKQKQSQKRVFNIFASFLMIFSLLAPGLAAAESSTKTHHSVNDTKTSAKDKVSKRLLSNFDNNEKVTFLVKFKEKSNPAKVAKEARTSAQSSKLSAQEAKFQQRSAVVSDLKSVSIESQQNVTEFLENETKNGHVESFHSYYIVNGMAVTATKEVAQKIAAFAEVEKILPNETRELHEATVTDEEAPQSTLANVEWNVERVNAPGAWAQGFDGTGTVVASIDTGVQWDHPALKEKYRGYNAATEEVDHASSWFDPSGGSVTPLDDHGHGTHVTGTMTGSEPDGSNQVGVAPGAKWIAAKVFDEAGFTTDDILLDAAEWMLAPGGDVNNAPDVVNNSWGGGPGLDEWYRDAVIAWRAAEIFPEFSAGNTTFGNPGGPGSVAVPANYPESFATGATDVNNKVANFSLRGPSPYGEVKPDIIAPGVNIRSSVPGGGYEGGWNGTSMSGPAVAAVAALLRQVNAAITVDEMEEILLSTTTPLTDSEYPEVPNNAYGHGLVDAVLAIAALQDGLGTVKGQVTIEGEDTEAPTFEHKAPSKTYRGANLNLNIDVTDNVSVSSVKVNYQVNDGEEKTLDAKRKSGNYKNGNYVVTIPGGEIDLGSITYEWKINDFGNNEVTSDEYEVLVETGISIGYTQDFEATPDGWSSNGTNDTWEWGVPTTGPGKAFSGEKVYATNLDGNYAPEMNATLSMPPVELPADGEAYLQFNHWHSFESYGGDFSYDFGYVVISTDQENWSPLMTVTGYTADWESAEINLSDYAGETVFIGFKATSDPSFEEEGWYIDDIALTNTSLNLVKTTDKKTKDLSKEQALALAEKKKAEENKTVKEETTKVEAERISPSVLPLGAQVSVIETGKSVATNPADGSYKMILPVGEFTLKAGAYGYESKQQTVTIKDGEETNANFTLEESVKGTIEGLVTDKKTGSAIEGATILLVEDANILPVKTDTDGSYSITAYEGTYTLKVFALGYHGEEVEVTVDEDGLEIDVSLEPHYTYPGGEIGYDDGTAENARAFYDGGNGWAVKMSLPEGKNSAIVTDGVFRFWDTEWPVPGGTEFAVEVWDAGANGNPGKKLAGPINATALRDGTWTVVDLMEHNIVVDGDFYMVYIQTKSDPNAPGLGTDENGPNAGRSYQYIDGQWEKTPADEGNYMIRARVSYEIGAPTITSPVEGLITNEADITVQGTASPTTTVKLTNNGEAQGSAEIGEDGKFAVNAKLTEGMNELIAITSSKGEDITESHPVVVTLDTVLPELTLDSPVDGDITNQRTVIVEGIVSDEHLDSVTVNGEKASVEENGSYAKEIIVKEGENEITVVAADLAGNTETKTVTITVNQTAPVIENLQPSKDLTVKPGDEVEVTFESSSKGGEASFTIQLPGQKTPQSSAATAMEEVTPGFYKGIWTVPEAAFDNAVVIVELTDIAGNKSTEEATGTITIVSEELPGEIDRIFGPDRYQTAIEISQNGWESADTVIVARGDNFADALAGVPLAHSVDAPILLTQTKKLTDGVLEEIERLGASIVIVLGGENAVSEIVENKLTKANLTVERAGGANRFATAAAIANLIAPNGSDEVVIANGMDFPDALSVASHAAQAGTPILLTTTDEIPAETQGALDRLGAKNTIAVGGKTVISEAVEAELPNATRLGGKDRYITNTLIAEHYNVDNDHLYVATGTGYADALTGAALAAKADSAVLLVHARVPETVSAYITDQEVKDLTIFGGESAVSEKVFNELKRLID, encoded by the coding sequence TTGAGGAAACAGAAGCAATCACAAAAGAGGGTTTTTAATATATTCGCCTCTTTTCTCATGATTTTTTCACTACTAGCACCTGGACTTGCTGCAGCAGAGTCATCTACCAAAACGCATCATTCAGTGAACGATACTAAAACTAGCGCCAAAGACAAAGTAAGTAAGCGTTTATTGAGTAATTTTGATAACAACGAAAAAGTAACGTTTTTAGTTAAATTCAAAGAAAAGTCAAATCCTGCAAAAGTTGCAAAGGAAGCGAGAACGAGTGCGCAGTCAAGTAAGCTATCTGCACAGGAAGCGAAGTTTCAACAGCGCTCTGCCGTCGTTTCTGATCTAAAATCCGTATCGATTGAATCTCAGCAAAATGTTACGGAATTTCTAGAAAATGAGACGAAGAATGGTCATGTTGAAAGCTTCCATTCGTACTATATCGTCAATGGAATGGCGGTTACAGCTACTAAAGAAGTTGCCCAAAAGATTGCAGCTTTTGCAGAAGTTGAAAAAATATTGCCAAACGAGACACGGGAATTACACGAAGCAACTGTTACAGACGAGGAAGCACCTCAGTCTACATTAGCAAACGTTGAGTGGAATGTTGAACGTGTAAACGCACCAGGAGCTTGGGCGCAAGGTTTTGATGGCACGGGAACTGTAGTTGCCAGCATTGACACGGGCGTTCAGTGGGATCATCCAGCTTTGAAAGAGAAATATCGTGGTTATAATGCAGCAACAGAAGAAGTTGACCATGCATCTAGCTGGTTCGACCCATCCGGAGGAAGCGTTACTCCACTAGATGATCACGGTCACGGAACTCACGTTACCGGAACGATGACAGGAAGCGAACCAGATGGATCCAACCAGGTTGGAGTGGCGCCTGGCGCGAAATGGATTGCTGCCAAAGTATTTGATGAAGCTGGTTTTACAACAGATGATATTTTACTAGATGCGGCGGAATGGATGCTTGCGCCGGGCGGAGATGTGAACAATGCTCCGGATGTCGTAAATAATTCATGGGGCGGTGGACCAGGTCTAGATGAATGGTACCGTGACGCAGTCATAGCTTGGAGAGCAGCTGAAATATTCCCGGAGTTTTCGGCGGGGAATACTACATTTGGTAATCCGGGCGGTCCTGGTTCAGTCGCAGTACCTGCAAACTATCCAGAATCATTTGCCACAGGGGCAACTGATGTCAATAATAAAGTTGCGAATTTCTCATTAAGAGGACCTTCTCCGTACGGCGAAGTTAAACCAGATATTATAGCACCTGGCGTAAATATTCGTTCAAGTGTTCCTGGTGGCGGTTATGAAGGCGGTTGGAATGGGACGTCAATGTCAGGACCAGCAGTAGCTGCGGTCGCGGCACTTTTACGTCAAGTGAATGCTGCAATTACCGTTGATGAAATGGAAGAAATATTGCTAAGCACAACAACACCTTTAACTGACAGTGAATATCCAGAGGTTCCGAACAATGCATACGGTCATGGTCTAGTAGATGCGGTTCTAGCGATTGCGGCACTTCAAGATGGACTCGGTACAGTAAAGGGACAGGTAACTATTGAAGGCGAAGATACTGAAGCACCTACTTTCGAACATAAAGCACCATCAAAAACATATAGAGGAGCAAATTTAAATTTAAACATCGATGTTACTGACAATGTTAGCGTCTCATCTGTCAAAGTTAATTATCAAGTGAATGACGGTGAAGAGAAAACATTGGATGCGAAACGTAAATCCGGGAACTATAAAAACGGAAATTATGTTGTAACCATTCCAGGTGGAGAAATTGACTTAGGTTCAATCACATACGAGTGGAAGATTAACGATTTTGGAAATAATGAAGTTACGAGTGATGAATATGAAGTGCTGGTGGAAACTGGTATTTCAATAGGTTACACGCAGGATTTTGAAGCAACTCCTGATGGATGGTCATCTAACGGAACGAATGATACGTGGGAATGGGGAGTGCCGACCACTGGGCCTGGAAAAGCGTTTTCAGGTGAAAAAGTCTATGCGACAAATCTTGATGGCAACTATGCACCAGAGATGAATGCAACGCTTTCAATGCCACCAGTCGAGCTACCTGCTGATGGAGAAGCTTATTTACAATTTAATCACTGGCATAGTTTTGAATCGTATGGTGGAGATTTTTCCTATGACTTTGGGTATGTTGTTATATCCACAGATCAGGAAAATTGGTCACCACTAATGACGGTAACAGGCTATACGGCCGATTGGGAAAGTGCTGAGATTAACTTGTCAGATTACGCGGGAGAAACAGTATTTATCGGTTTCAAAGCTACATCTGATCCAAGTTTTGAAGAAGAAGGATGGTATATTGATGATATTGCACTAACGAATACATCATTAAATCTTGTCAAAACGACCGATAAGAAAACAAAGGATTTATCAAAAGAACAGGCACTAGCGCTAGCGGAAAAGAAAAAAGCAGAAGAAAATAAAACAGTAAAAGAAGAAACGACAAAAGTAGAAGCCGAAAGAATTAGTCCGTCGGTTCTTCCATTAGGTGCACAAGTAAGTGTGATTGAAACAGGAAAGTCAGTCGCTACAAATCCTGCTGATGGATCCTACAAAATGATTCTCCCAGTTGGGGAATTCACACTAAAAGCAGGCGCTTACGGTTATGAATCTAAACAACAAACGGTAACGATTAAAGATGGCGAAGAAACAAACGCGAATTTCACTCTAGAAGAATCGGTAAAAGGTACCATTGAAGGCCTAGTTACCGATAAGAAAACAGGAAGTGCAATCGAGGGGGCAACGATACTCTTAGTTGAAGATGCAAACATTTTACCAGTAAAGACTGATACAGATGGAAGCTATTCAATTACTGCTTACGAAGGAACATATACCTTAAAAGTATTTGCACTTGGTTACCATGGTGAAGAAGTCGAGGTAACTGTTGATGAAGACGGTCTTGAAATCGACGTTTCGCTTGAGCCGCATTACACCTATCCGGGTGGCGAAATTGGCTATGACGATGGAACAGCCGAGAATGCGCGTGCATTTTACGACGGAGGAAATGGTTGGGCGGTTAAAATGTCTCTACCTGAAGGAAAAAATTCTGCAATCGTAACAGATGGCGTATTCCGTTTCTGGGATACTGAATGGCCAGTACCGGGTGGAACCGAATTTGCAGTCGAAGTTTGGGATGCCGGAGCAAATGGTAACCCAGGGAAGAAACTTGCAGGGCCAATCAATGCAACTGCATTACGAGATGGGACTTGGACAGTTGTTGACCTAATGGAACACAATATCGTCGTCGACGGTGATTTCTATATGGTTTATATCCAAACCAAATCAGATCCAAATGCACCTGGTTTGGGAACCGATGAAAACGGTCCGAATGCAGGGAGAAGCTACCAATATATTGACGGACAGTGGGAGAAAACACCAGCCGATGAAGGAAACTATATGATTCGTGCACGCGTGTCATATGAAATCGGTGCACCTACTATTACTTCACCAGTTGAGGGATTAATCACAAATGAAGCAGACATTACTGTCCAAGGAACAGCTTCACCGACAACGACAGTTAAATTGACGAATAATGGAGAAGCACAAGGTTCAGCCGAAATTGGAGAAGATGGCAAATTTGCGGTAAATGCTAAACTAACTGAAGGCATGAACGAATTGATCGCAATCACATCATCAAAGGGCGAAGATATCACTGAATCTCACCCTGTCGTCGTAACTTTAGATACGGTGTTGCCTGAACTAACGCTTGATAGTCCAGTAGATGGCGACATAACAAATCAACGTACAGTAATCGTCGAAGGAATTGTATCAGATGAACATCTAGATTCGGTTACAGTGAACGGCGAGAAAGCAAGCGTTGAAGAAAACGGTAGCTACGCTAAAGAGATTATCGTTAAAGAAGGCGAAAACGAAATCACAGTAGTTGCCGCTGATTTAGCCGGTAACACAGAAACGAAAACAGTTACAATTACTGTGAATCAGACAGCACCAGTTATTGAAAATCTGCAACCGTCAAAAGACCTGACAGTCAAACCCGGCGATGAAGTCGAAGTTACTTTTGAAAGTTCGTCAAAAGGCGGGGAAGCAAGCTTTACGATACAACTTCCTGGTCAGAAAACACCACAATCTTCAGCAGCAACTGCAATGGAAGAAGTCACACCTGGATTCTACAAAGGGATTTGGACTGTTCCAGAAGCAGCGTTTGATAATGCAGTCGTTATTGTAGAGTTAACAGACATTGCTGGCAATAAATCTACAGAAGAAGCTACAGGAACGATCACGATTGTTTCTGAAGAACTACCGGGCGAAATCGATCGGATATTTGGTCCAGATCGTTACCAAACAGCAATTGAAATCAGCCAAAACGGTTGGGAATCAGCTGATACGGTAATCGTTGCACGCGGCGATAATTTCGCAGATGCACTTGCAGGTGTGCCATTAGCACATTCAGTAGATGCACCGATTTTATTGACGCAAACTAAAAAATTAACAGATGGCGTTCTCGAAGAAATTGAACGTCTAGGTGCAAGTATCGTCATTGTACTTGGGGGCGAGAATGCAGTCAGTGAAATTGTTGAAAACAAGCTAACCAAAGCGAATTTAACAGTAGAACGCGCGGGCGGTGCGAACCGATTCGCAACAGCGGCAGCAATTGCGAACCTAATTGCGCCAAACGGATCCGATGAAGTTGTCATCGCCAACGGCATGGACTTCCCGGATGCACTATCTGTCGCATCACACGCAGCACAAGCAGGCACGCCGATTCTGTTAACGACAACAGATGAAATACCTGCCGAAACACAAGGTGCACTTGATCGTTTAGGTGCAAAGAACACAATCGCAGTCGGCGGAAAAACAGTTATTTCTGAAGCTGTCGAAGCTGAACTACCAAATGCGACTCGCCTAGGCGGAAAAGATCGGTATATCACGAACACGCTAATTGCAGAACATTACAATGTAGATAATGATCATCTCTACGTCGCGACTGGCACAGGATACGCAGATGCACTAACTGGGGCAGCACTAGCAGCCAAAGCGGATAGCGCGGTATTGCTTGTCCACGCAAGAGTTCCAGAAACTGTATCAGCTTATATCACAGATCAAGAAGTCAAAGATTTGACCATCTTCGGTGGAGAAAGCGCGGTAAGCGAAAAAGTATTCAACGAGTTGAAAAGATTGATTGATTGA
- a CDS encoding sugar transferase — protein sequence MNPHYQQKREEVLNFSENVFYKMAKRTFDIIFSVFIIIAISPILLLISLLVKLEDGGPVIFQQQRAGQNGKTFNIYKFRTMKVQQEQKEPNESKYNWPTRVPDDFVFKMTDDFDPNVTKIGRFLRKSSLDELPQFFNVVTGEMSIVGPRPEIIEITNCYDAEQFHRLRVKPGITGWAQVNGRSEMNHGRKVALDLEYIQNRSFLQDVKIIMKTIKQTFFGKGAI from the coding sequence ATGAATCCGCATTATCAACAGAAGAGAGAAGAAGTATTGAACTTCTCGGAAAACGTATTCTATAAAATGGCTAAAAGGACGTTCGATATCATCTTTAGTGTCTTTATCATTATTGCGATAAGCCCTATATTACTGTTAATATCCTTGCTTGTGAAATTAGAAGATGGCGGTCCGGTCATTTTCCAACAACAAAGGGCAGGACAAAACGGGAAAACGTTCAATATTTATAAGTTTCGGACGATGAAAGTCCAACAGGAACAGAAGGAACCTAACGAGTCGAAATATAATTGGCCGACACGTGTTCCAGATGACTTCGTTTTTAAAATGACAGATGATTTTGATCCGAATGTAACAAAAATCGGGCGGTTTCTCAGGAAATCGAGCCTGGACGAGTTACCGCAATTTTTTAATGTAGTAACAGGGGAGATGAGCATCGTCGGACCACGCCCTGAAATCATTGAAATCACAAACTGTTACGATGCTGAGCAATTTCATCGTTTACGGGTGAAACCAGGAATTACCGGTTGGGCACAAGTAAATGGTCGTAGCGAGATGAACCACGGTCGAAAAGTGGCATTAGATTTGGAATACATTCAAAATCGAAGCTTCTTACAGGATGTAAAGATAATTATGAAGACGATTAAACAAACGTTTTTTGGTAAAGGTGCTATATAA
- a CDS encoding NAD(P)-binding domain-containing protein has product MNDNNINYSDYNYLYVSTTAKHNTPMLRLPDRKIANKRTLNFIITDEATAVDFFHQVDGKIPVIVVDCESKQNIDLYALAKQHIQKSEVYTNKPNDLAVESTDVLLQHHFSGNLAGKNILIIGTGNIAFKLALRLAERNIQVFIDGRNEQKVRQIVDTINMVIPFYSKYKVEKMDTSRFGGMLDAIIPFISAEKAIGETYTKWLHPASISIDGGIGNFSEDYIACALAKNTKIIRLDVRIALPFMEASIISLFPTFNFFERVSGEKVIEGITVVAGGIIGKEGSVIVNQIEKPDQIIGIANGYGGVKNESALSTEERRSIELLGKRIL; this is encoded by the coding sequence ATGAATGATAATAATATTAATTACAGCGATTATAACTATTTATATGTCAGCACAACCGCGAAGCATAATACGCCGATGCTCAGATTGCCGGATCGTAAAATAGCGAATAAGCGCACATTGAATTTTATTATCACGGATGAAGCGACCGCCGTCGACTTTTTTCATCAAGTCGATGGGAAAATTCCTGTAATCGTTGTCGATTGCGAGTCTAAACAAAACATAGACTTATATGCACTCGCCAAACAACATATTCAAAAATCCGAAGTCTATACAAACAAACCAAATGATCTCGCGGTTGAATCGACAGACGTATTGCTTCAACACCATTTTTCAGGAAATCTTGCCGGGAAAAACATCTTAATCATCGGTACTGGAAATATCGCATTCAAACTAGCATTGCGATTAGCAGAGCGCAATATACAAGTATTTATCGATGGTCGAAATGAACAGAAAGTGCGTCAAATTGTCGATACGATTAATATGGTTATCCCATTCTATAGCAAATATAAAGTAGAGAAAATGGATACAAGTCGATTTGGAGGAATGCTAGATGCCATCATTCCATTCATATCTGCTGAAAAGGCAATCGGTGAAACTTATACAAAATGGTTGCATCCAGCATCGATTTCCATTGACGGCGGAATCGGGAATTTTTCGGAAGATTATATTGCATGCGCTTTGGCTAAAAACACTAAAATAATCAGGCTAGACGTTCGAATTGCATTACCATTCATGGAGGCATCGATTATTAGTCTGTTTCCTACTTTCAATTTCTTTGAACGAGTGAGCGGCGAAAAAGTGATAGAAGGCATTACCGTTGTAGCTGGTGGAATTATAGGAAAAGAAGGATCTGTCATTGTAAACCAAATCGAAAAACCCGACCAAATAATCGGCATTGCGAACGGCTACGGAGGCGTGAAAAATGAATCCGCATTATCAACAGAAGAGAGAAGAAGTATTGAACTTCTCGGAAAACGTATTCTATAA
- a CDS encoding glycosyltransferase family 4 protein: MNLWIFNHYAVGPGSSGFTRHYDLARELVKKGYQVTIIAASFNYQTKKEERQYKKSEWYQIEMLDGIQFVWIKTIKYKENDYRRVINMFEYSIKAYFIKNVLKDQPTHVIGSLMHPFAAITGAKVAKNKKAFFIFEERDLWPQSMIDLGNASPTSFKVRMLRKIERWLINSSDKILLLFDKAQQYMLQNGVAQEKLMVVSNGVQLENYTNNLTHELPAEVSAVFEKHDGKLIAVYTGAHGMANNLDMVLDAAKELEVQHANDIHFIFLGDGVHKQELEKRQREENIGNVSFLSSIKKEHIPNFLKKADVGLLPLHDSPVFNWGISPNKMYDYMAAKLPVVIATDIDQDALHPENPSILIRENQAENLVKLLSELQLDRQKAKELGEQGHQFILEYCTWETLAEDFLRQLKR, from the coding sequence ATGAACCTTTGGATATTTAATCATTATGCGGTAGGACCGGGATCTTCAGGATTTACAAGACATTATGACTTGGCAAGGGAGTTAGTAAAGAAGGGTTATCAAGTTACAATCATCGCGGCCTCTTTTAATTACCAAACAAAAAAAGAGGAACGTCAGTATAAAAAAAGCGAATGGTATCAAATTGAAATGCTTGATGGCATTCAATTTGTGTGGATTAAAACTATAAAGTATAAAGAGAATGATTATAGACGCGTAATAAATATGTTTGAGTACTCGATAAAAGCTTACTTCATCAAAAATGTTCTAAAAGATCAACCAACTCATGTCATTGGTTCATTAATGCATCCCTTTGCGGCAATTACTGGAGCAAAAGTTGCGAAGAATAAAAAGGCGTTTTTTATCTTTGAAGAACGGGATTTATGGCCACAGTCAATGATAGACCTTGGGAATGCTTCACCGACAAGCTTCAAAGTCAGAATGCTACGGAAAATTGAACGTTGGCTGATCAATTCATCAGATAAAATACTCTTATTATTCGACAAAGCACAGCAGTATATGTTGCAAAACGGCGTAGCGCAAGAAAAACTGATGGTCGTATCAAACGGCGTCCAATTAGAAAATTACACGAATAACTTAACACATGAATTACCAGCAGAGGTAAGCGCAGTTTTTGAAAAACACGACGGGAAACTAATCGCAGTATATACCGGTGCTCATGGCATGGCGAATAATTTAGACATGGTGCTTGACGCTGCAAAGGAATTAGAAGTGCAACATGCAAATGATATCCATTTCATTTTCTTAGGTGATGGTGTACATAAACAAGAATTAGAGAAACGACAACGTGAAGAAAACATCGGAAATGTATCTTTTCTAAGTTCTATTAAGAAAGAACATATTCCTAATTTCCTAAAGAAGGCCGACGTCGGTCTCTTGCCTTTACACGACTCACCCGTTTTTAATTGGGGAATCAGTCCGAATAAGATGTACGATTATATGGCGGCGAAATTACCTGTTGTCATAGCAACAGACATTGATCAAGATGCGCTTCATCCGGAAAACCCAAGCATTCTAATTCGCGAAAACCAGGCTGAAAACTTAGTGAAACTGTTAAGTGAACTGCAATTGGATCGTCAGAAAGCGAAAGAACTTGGCGAACAAGGGCATCAATTCATCTTGGAATATTGCACTTGGGAGACGTTAGCTGAAGACTTCTTGCGCCAGTTAAAGAGATGA
- a CDS encoding acyltransferase gives MTLKKGQNVVISDNVKFGENVIVGNNVVIYEGTTIGDNCIIQDNAVIGKQPTRAKASILPDVDQLPPAHIGNSVTIGTSAIIYANAEIGNDVFVADLATVRERVQIGEATIIGRGVAVENDCTVGKRCKLETNCYITAYSELGDYVFIAPNVVTTNDNFMGRTKDRLDQFKGVTIKDGGRIGANATILPGKTIDEDGTVAAGSIVSNNVEKESLVLGSPAKEIRKVPNEQLLRNQ, from the coding sequence TTGACACTCAAAAAAGGACAAAATGTTGTCATAAGCGACAATGTGAAATTCGGGGAAAATGTAATAGTAGGAAATAACGTCGTTATTTATGAAGGAACAACGATAGGTGATAATTGTATCATCCAAGATAATGCAGTCATCGGGAAGCAACCGACACGGGCAAAAGCTTCTATTTTACCGGATGTTGATCAATTACCCCCTGCCCACATTGGAAACAGTGTGACAATCGGAACATCAGCCATCATTTATGCAAACGCGGAAATCGGCAATGATGTATTTGTCGCAGATCTGGCTACGGTTCGTGAACGGGTTCAGATCGGTGAGGCGACAATTATTGGCCGTGGTGTGGCTGTAGAAAATGATTGTACCGTGGGTAAACGTTGTAAATTGGAAACGAATTGTTATATTACGGCTTATTCTGAGCTCGGCGATTATGTTTTTATTGCGCCAAATGTTGTAACGACAAATGACAACTTCATGGGGCGAACAAAAGACAGACTCGACCAATTCAAGGGTGTAACGATAAAAGATGGTGGGCGGATTGGCGCGAATGCCACGATTCTTCCGGGGAAGACAATCGACGAAGACGGGACCGTTGCAGCGGGTAGTATTGTCTCAAATAACGTCGAAAAAGAAAGTCTTGTATTGGGCTCCCCAGCAAAAGAAATTAGAAAGGTTCCGAACGAGCAATTGTTAAGGAATCAGTAA
- the wecB gene encoding non-hydrolyzing UDP-N-acetylglucosamine 2-epimerase — MKKVMTIAGTRPQLVKVAAVSRVLRESFEEVLVNTGQHYDYQMAGVFFDELNIPKPDYDLGIGSDTHGRQTGKMLIAVEEVVEKENPDIILVYGDTNSTLAGAIIASKLHIPLVHIEAGLRSYNKKMPEEINRIMTDHVATLLFAPSDLAVENLAKEGIQQGVHQVGDVMYDAVLYNMEIAEQAHSLENYHLTSGNYILSTIHRAENTDDPKRLEAILNAFAALDEKVILPLHPRTKSKIDTFGLHSILERASKIEIIEPLSYLEMLLLEKHAKAIVTDSGGVQKEAYFAKVPCITLRDQTEWTETIEAGWNQLVNPLTDNLPEILANIKHGKPIEDLYGDGEAAKKIISIMKSHL, encoded by the coding sequence ATGAAAAAAGTGATGACGATTGCTGGAACCAGACCACAACTAGTGAAAGTGGCTGCAGTCTCCAGAGTGCTGCGCGAGTCTTTCGAAGAAGTCCTCGTAAATACAGGTCAACATTATGATTATCAAATGGCGGGTGTATTTTTCGATGAGCTTAATATACCGAAACCCGATTATGACTTAGGAATCGGATCGGATACGCATGGCCGACAAACAGGGAAAATGTTAATCGCTGTTGAAGAAGTGGTAGAGAAAGAAAATCCTGACATCATACTTGTCTATGGAGATACGAATTCCACGCTTGCCGGCGCAATAATTGCGAGCAAATTACATATTCCACTTGTGCATATCGAAGCTGGACTTCGGAGCTACAATAAAAAAATGCCGGAAGAAATTAACCGAATTATGACAGATCACGTCGCAACCTTATTATTTGCGCCTTCAGATTTGGCAGTAGAAAATTTGGCGAAAGAAGGAATCCAACAAGGCGTTCACCAGGTCGGTGATGTTATGTATGATGCTGTTCTTTATAACATGGAAATCGCAGAGCAGGCACATTCCCTAGAAAATTATCATTTAACAAGTGGTAATTATATACTTAGTACCATTCACCGTGCTGAAAACACGGATGATCCGAAACGTTTGGAAGCAATTTTGAATGCTTTTGCAGCCCTTGATGAAAAAGTCATTTTACCCTTGCATCCAAGAACGAAAAGTAAAATTGACACCTTCGGATTACATTCAATACTAGAAAGAGCATCGAAAATTGAAATAATCGAACCACTCTCCTATCTAGAAATGTTACTATTAGAGAAGCATGCAAAAGCAATCGTTACCGATTCGGGCGGCGTACAAAAAGAAGCCTATTTCGCCAAAGTGCCGTGTATCACATTACGCGATCAAACTGAATGGACGGAAACGATTGAAGCTGGGTGGAACCAATTAGTAAACCCATTAACCGACAACTTGCCAGAAATACTAGCGAATATCAAACACGGCAAACCGATTGAAGACTTATACGGTGACGGCGAAGCCGCAAAGAAAATTATCTCAATAATGAAATCTCATTTGTGA
- a CDS encoding DegT/DnrJ/EryC1/StrS aminotransferase family protein has protein sequence MIVPMLDLSEQYSSMRDDILTKLDEVMSSSQFILGSHVKQVEKYIAEMSETKHGIGVGNGSDAIHIALQAAGIQKGDEVITTAFTFFATAGAIARANAKPVFVDIDPITFNIDPSKIEAAITEKTKAILPVHLYGQLADMDPIMALAEKYNLHVIEDAAQAIGATYNGKQVGELSSAATYSFFPTKNLGAYGDGGMIVSNNDDLAEQARIIRVHGSKPKYHHHVLGYNSRLDEMQAAILSVKLPHLSTWSEKRRKHADYYTKRLTECKSVITPTEVEGNYHVFHQYTLRVENRDELQQFLKEQGISTMIYYPIPLHVQPVFKDLGYEVGDLPETEKAAKEALSLPMFPELKKDQQDYVIEKVLEFYS, from the coding sequence ATGATTGTTCCAATGCTAGATTTATCTGAACAATATTCGTCGATGAGGGATGATATTTTAACAAAGCTAGATGAAGTCATGTCTTCATCGCAATTTATTCTTGGAAGTCATGTTAAACAAGTGGAGAAATACATCGCCGAAATGAGCGAGACAAAACACGGAATCGGTGTGGGGAATGGATCCGATGCGATTCATATCGCCCTTCAAGCTGCGGGTATTCAAAAAGGCGACGAAGTCATCACGACAGCCTTCACCTTTTTCGCGACAGCGGGCGCAATAGCCCGTGCGAATGCGAAGCCTGTTTTCGTCGATATCGACCCAATTACTTTCAATATCGATCCGTCCAAAATTGAAGCGGCGATAACAGAGAAAACGAAGGCAATCTTGCCGGTTCATCTATACGGACAACTGGCAGATATGGATCCGATTATGGCACTCGCCGAAAAATATAATTTACATGTCATCGAAGATGCCGCGCAAGCAATCGGCGCGACCTATAACGGAAAACAAGTCGGTGAATTAAGCAGCGCGGCAACATATAGCTTCTTCCCGACGAAAAATCTAGGGGCGTACGGAGACGGCGGAATGATTGTGTCGAATAACGATGACCTGGCCGAACAAGCGCGAATTATTCGCGTTCATGGAAGCAAACCGAAATATCACCATCATGTTTTAGGCTATAACAGCCGATTGGATGAAATGCAGGCCGCGATATTAAGCGTGAAACTTCCACATTTATCGACATGGAGCGAAAAACGTCGAAAACATGCGGATTATTATACGAAAAGATTAACTGAATGCAAATCAGTTATCACACCGACTGAAGTTGAAGGAAATTATCACGTCTTTCATCAATACACATTACGTGTCGAAAATCGAGATGAACTACAACAATTCTTAAAAGAACAAGGCATATCAACGATGATCTATTATCCAATTCCTTTACATGTTCAACCTGTGTTCAAAGATCTCGGATATGAAGTAGGCGATTTGCCAGAAACTGAAAAAGCGGCGAAAGAAGCATTATCATTACCGATGTTCCCAGAACTGAAGAAAGACCAACAAGACTATGTCATTGAAAAAGTATTGGAGTTTTATTCATGA